Genomic DNA from Chloroflexota bacterium:
GCAGGTCGAAGGCAAAAGAAGGGCTTTTTCCGGAGGGCTCCCCACAGCAGAAGCAACGGCATTTTTCAGGCACACTCTCAGGCAACGGCTTTCAGGGCAAGAAGAAGCGCCTCGAATTCCTCTCGGCAATCGTGGCAGCGATTCAGATGATCCTGGACTAAAGGCATCGCCTCGGCCGCGTCCTTGCCGGCCAGGGTCAACTCCACGAATCGATCCAACTGCTCGAAACACTCGTCGCAACCGATCTCATCCGGGCGCGTGGACAGGATCCCCCGGACCATCTGCCCGAGGGTCTCGGGATCGATCGGCATCCCGCCCGCGGGATCCTCCCGGCGGAAAACCTTGCGCAGCCACCGTCGAATCATCTTCCTCCCCCATCGATTCAGATGCCGCGAAGCGTCCTGCTCTTACCCCTCCGGCGGGCCAAACGCCGTCAGCAACTCCTCCGGCGACATCCCCTCGGCGATCATGCGGCGCTTCAGCCGCTGCCGGGCGTCATGCAGAAGCTTGTACAGGGCGTTGCGGTTGGTGCCCATCCGCCGCGCCACCTCCTCCAGCGGCATCCCGTGAATCCGCACGGCGACCAGGGCCAGCCGCTGCCGCTCGGTCAGCTCCTCCCGGATCATGCGGCCGAGCATCTCCAGCAACGAATTCTGCACCGCCCGCTGCTCCGGCCCCACGGCCGGGTCGGTCAACAGGCGCGGGACGAATCCGGCGCCGGCGGCCTTCTCCACCATCGCGTCCAGAGAGCGATCCCGCCATCGGCGGCGCCGCAGCTCCGTGAAACTCACTCGCACGGCGATCTTCTGCGCCCAGGTGGTGAAACGGCTCTCCCCCCGGAAGGAACCCAGACCGCTCAGGACCTTGAGGAGGGCCTCCTGCACAAAGTCCTCCAGGTCGGCCTCGCGCACGCCGTGGTCGGCCAGCGCGTATCCCAGCCCGCGCAGAAGGATGGCCCGCAAATCCGCCAGGGCCTCGTCACGCTGAGGCCCGCGCAGGGCGGCCAGCCACTCCTCGTTGGTGCGTTCGGCCATGAGGTCCCCTCCCCAGATGAGGGGCATTATAGCATGGCCGCGCTCGCGTGGGCAATCGATGATGAAATGAGGCAGGAGCGCCCACGCTGCCAACAGGCCGGGCATGAGAGCCCGGTCTGCTGACATCCCACAAGCACCAAGGGAGGGCAGATTTCCATATCTGCCCTCTACCATTGAAAGCAGCGGCAGCACCCACGCTGCCACCCGGCCAGCAGAGGCGGCTATGGAAAGCCGCCCTACTGCTATGATGTCGATCGCTCGGAACTCGTCAACACCAAGGGAGGGCAGATTTCCATATCTGCCCTCTACCTTTGAAAGCAGCGGCAGCTCCCACGCTGCCACCCGGCCGGACGTGGAGGCCCGGCCTGTTGGCATCCCACAAGCACCAGGTGAGGGCAGATTTCCCTATCTGCCCTCACCCCCGGAAATCGTCAGGCTGCTATGATATCGATCGCTCGGAACTCGTCAGTCCGGCTCGTGGCCCAGGTGGATGACCAGTCACCCGGCCGGGCATAGGAGCACCAGGGGAGGGCAGATTTCCATATCTGCCCTCTACCCTTGAAAGCAGCGGCAGCTCCCACGCTGCCACCCGGCCGGGCATGAGAGCCCGGTCTGCTGACATCCTACAAGCGCCAGGGGAGGGCAGATTCCCATATCTGCCCTCCCCCTTGAAAGCAGTGGCAGCTCCCACGCTGCCACCCGGCCGGGCATGAGAGCCCGGTCTGTACAAGCACCAAGGGAGGGCAGTATGGCAGAGGCGGCTATGGAAAGCCGCCCTACTGCTATGATATCGATCGCTCGGAACTCGTCAGTCCGGCTCGTGGCCCGGGTGGATGATCAGCCGATCCAGATCGCGCACGGTGACGAAGGGCACGTACCCCTTGGCCCTCGATCTGGCGTAGGCGTCGTCCACGTGCACCGGCGTGGTGGCGTAGTCGATGGTCAGCACGAGCTTGCCGGCGCGCTTGAACACATCCAGATACCGCTCCAACTCCGCGGTCACCTCCGGCGGCGTGGGCCGGTCGTCCCCCTCGTAGCCGTAATAGATGTCCTCCTGGCCGATGCCGTCCACGCTGTCCAGGTATCCCGGCACCCGCGTCGCCAGTTCGGGCGCGTTCTGCACGAAGATGTAGAAATCGGGATCGCGCCGGCGGGCATGAGCGGCGATGGCGGCTACGAAGTCGACCATCTCCCGGGCGGCCGACGTGCGACCCCGATCGGCGTAATACTCGTACGCGTCGATGAGGTCCAGGTACGCGCCATCGAATCCAGCATCGAGCAACCGATCCGTATATTGAAAGATGATCGCCTGCCAGGCCGGGTCCCAGTAATGCACCTTGTAGTTGCCCGGCCAGTCGGGATTCTCCCCATCCAGCCACGGCGGGTTGCCCGGGCGCCAGTCGTCCTGCCAGTAGAAGCGGTAATCCTCCGCCTCGCCGATGCTCATGTAGGCCAGCACGATCTTCTCGCCGCCGGAGCTGTGCTTCAGCACCTCAATCTGCGCGGCCGTGAACTCGCCCGCCTCCGTCCCATCCGCGGAGTAGTCCATGATGACCAGATCATAGGCCGTCGCACCGATGGCGGCCAGGTCCAGGTTCTGGAGCTGATACAGGAAATCGTTCACCAAGGAAAGGGCGGACGACGCGGAGCCCCCGGGGCCGCGCAGGATCACCGGCAGGAAGGCCCGGATCTCGGGCGGCCGATACTCATACGGGCCGATATCCGGCGCGCTCCCCACCGGCCGCGGGCGGCCGTCCAGGTCCCTGGGCGGCGCCCAGGCCGCGATCCCCGCGTCCACCGCGGGGCTGTCGGCCGTCAGATGGAAGTCCTTGCCGGCCGCGTTCACGAACAGCGGATCCGCGTAGGCGCTGTGCTCTCCCTGGCCGGATCGGGCGAACCAGGTGCCGTCGTTGATCTGGGCGCCGCTGAAGCAGGTGCCCGCGCCCAGGAAGTCGGCGCAGATGACGTCAGACTCCCGATAGGGGTTGTAGTAAAGGTTGTGGTCGGCCTGGAGCCGGACGCCGGACGAGAAGAAGACCGTCGTCCCGCCCATGACCGGGTTGTCGTTATAGAAGATGGTGTTGTACAGGCGGACGGGGGTCTCCGCGGCGTAGTCGTCCTCGCCGAACACGGCCAGGTAGCCGTACGTCCGCCGGTTGGCGATCAGGCTGTTGGTGATCGTGTAGCTGCCGCCGCCGGAGAGCACCAGATTGGTCAGGCCGGCGTCCACGGCCAGCCCGTTGATCAGGCTGCTGCGCTCGCCCCATAGCTTGATGTTGTTGCGAGCGTTGTTCCGGGCGATCACCCGGCGCAGGGTGGTGCCGGTGGACTTGAAGTCGAAGCCGTCGCCCGCGTTGCCCGACGCCTCGCAGTCCTCCACCAGGATGTCGTCGCCGCGCTCGATGGCGATGCCGTCCGCGGCGGTGTCCCCGCCCCCCGAGCCGTTGTTCATGGCGCGCACGCGGCGCAGGACCCAGTGCCTGCACGGCCCGATCCCGCAATCCATGCCCACCAACGTGTTATCGTGGATGTAGACGTCCTCCACGGTAATGTAGTCGCTGTCCTGGTAGAACTGGATCGCGCCGGAGCCGCAATCGTAGAACTCGGCGTTCCGCACCGTGATGTGGTCGCTATCCCGCCAGGAGGTGATGCAACTGCCGTCCCCGCCCTCGTCGTGCCAGTGGCGCATGTTCAGCCCGACGATGGTGATGTGGGACACGCCGTCGCCCAGGTCGAACGCATATTTCCAATCAATGCCCTGGCCGTCTAGCCAGACCGTCTCGCCCGGGTAGGCCGCGTAGGTGATGGGCCGGCCCGGCTCGCCGGAGCGGGTCAGCCGGACGTGTTGATGGTAGACGCCGCCGCGCACGTAGACGGTATCGCCGGGCTGGAGCACGTCGGCGGCGTGTTGCAGCGTGGCCCAGGGCCGGGTCAGCGTACCGGGGTTCGCGTCATCGCCGTCGAGGGCGACGTAGTAGGTGGACCCGAGGAGGCCGGCCGAGCGCGCGGCGACGACGGGGGACGAGCCGCTCACCGGCGGCGCCGGCATGCAGGCATCCCACAGGAGGATCAGCGCCAGCAGGAGCGGAACGAGCCTGCCGGGCATTGGCCCAATCATCACTCCTCCTTTAAAGCGCCGTCTGCAACTGCTCGTCGAAGGTGACGAGAGGGATCCCCAGGGAGCGCGCCAGGTAGAGATAGGCGGCGTCGTATGTGGTCAGGCCCGTCTGCAGGGAAAGAAGCAAAACGGCCTCGTGATCCACCTCCACCCGATGAAGATCGAGTTGGAGTCCAAGGCTCACGGCCTTAAGAAGCTCTTCCTTTTGCTCGGGATACTTCAGTATCTTCTTACGGGCGATGCGGATCAGCTCGTAGTCGAGGAGTGAGGGGGCGTAGAGATCGGATCCCTGGAGGAGGGAGAGAGCTTCCTCGGCTCTCGGTTCTCCGAAGAGCAGGGCTCCCAGGACGGAGGCATCCACGACCTTAGCGGGCATCCCGGTCCTCCCGGATCATCCGGGCCGCCTCCGACTCGGTCTGAAGCCCCAGTTCCCTGACGCGTCGATAAGCCTCCTCCAGGGTGAGCCGCCTCCTCCAGGATGGTCAGCAACTCCCCTTGCAGTGAACGATGATGACGCCTGGCCCGCTCCCGCAATCGCTCGACCAACTCCTCAGGCACGTTCTTGATGGACAGGTTGATAGCCATCGTCACCCCCGAGTGGTTCCATTTCAGATGCATTATAGATCCTGCCAGGGAGTCGGTCAAGCCACTGTCTTCAGCGGTGATGACTCGCATCTCACCGCGGAGTCGCAGAGGGCACTGAGGAGGGAAGATAAAGAGAGCCGCTCATAAGAATAGGCAACACCCGCTTCCTAAAAAGCGTGTTTTGTAGGGGCGACGCATGCGTCGCCCCTACCGTGAGGAAATCGCCTGTGTTACCGAGGCGTGGCCGGATCGGCCGGGTGGGATTACGAGGAGGCCTGCCGATCGCGCAGCCGCTGCCATACCAGGCCGCGGCCGGGCGCCAACAGGAACGCCAGCAGGAACAGCGCCGTGCAGGTGAGCACGATGGCCGATCCCGACGCGATGTTCATGTAGTACGACAGGTACAGGCCGACGACGCCCGAGCCCGCCCCGATGAGCGCGCCCAGCACCATCATGACGGGCAACCTTCGGGTGAGCATATAGGCCGTGGCCGCCGGCGTCACCAGCATGGCCACCATCAGGGCGATGCCAACCGTCTGCAACGAGACGACGATGGTGATCGCGATCATGACCAGCAACAGATGGCGGAGGAAGGTGTCCGGCAGCCGCAATGTCTCCGCCAGGATCGGGTCGAAGGAGATCACCAGGAACTCCTTGTAGAAGGCCAGTACCAGGAGCAGGACGAGCCCACCGAAGATCGCCGTCAGATACAGGTCCGCGTCGGTCACGCCCAACACGTTCCCGAAGAGGAAGTGGGTCAAATCCACCGTGTAACTGCGCACGGACGAGATCAATGCGATCCCCAAGGCGAACATGCCGGCGAACAGGATGCCGATGGCCGTGTCCTCCTTGATCTGCCCCCCGCGGGTGATGGCGCCGATCCCCAACGCGGTCCCCACGCCGGCCACCAGGCCGCCCCAGAACAGCGGCCCCTGCGCGCCGCCCCCCAGCAGGTAGGCGATCGCGACCCCCGGCAGGATGGCGTGGGCCAGCGCGTCCCCCAGGAAGGCCATCCCGCGCAGCACAACGTAGGTGCCGACCACCGCACACACGGTGCCCACCAGGATGGCGGCCGCGAGGCCCCGGATCATAAAGGTGTAGCGCAACGGCTCGATCAACCACTCAAACATGATCCGCCCCCGGGCTACAGCAGGTATCGGGCACGACCATCGTGCCCTGCTCGGTGTTCAGCGTCGTGAGCCGACCGCCATATGCCGCCGCGAGGTGGGTGAGATCCAACACCTCTTCGGCGCGCCCGATGGCGATCAGCCGCCGGTTCAGCAGCAGGATGCGATCGAACCGATCGGCCGCCTGGCTGAGATCGTGAGTGGAGATCAGGACCGTGACCTCCCGCTCCCGCAACTGGTCGAGGACGTGCAGGAGGGCCTCCTGCGAGGGCATGTCCAACCCGGTGAACGGCTCGTCCATCAGCAGGATCTCCGCCTCCTGGGCCAGCGCCCGGGCAATGAAGATCCGCTGCTGCTGCCCGCCGGAGAGCTCGCCGATCTGGCGATCAGCCATCTCCTCCATGCCCACCAGCCGCAGGCTCTCATGGACGATCTCCCAATCCCTGCGACGCGGCCATCGCAGCAGCCCCAACCGGCTCACCCGCCCCATCATCACCACATCGGCCACAGTGACGGGGAAGGACCAGTCCACCTGGTTCCGCTGCGGCACATAGGCGATGCAGATGTGGCCGCCCGGCTCGTGGCCGTAGATATCCACCCGGCCGGACGTGGGGTGCAGGATGCCAGCGATCACCTTGAGAAGCGTGCTCTTCCCCGCGCCGTTGGGCCCCACGACCGCCACCCGCTCGCCCCGCTGCAGGGTGAAGCTGATGTCCTCCAGGACGGGCGATCCACCGTTGTAGCGCACGGTGACGTTCGTCAGCCGAATGACCGGCTCGGCCTCCCGATGCGGAACCGGTCGCTGGAAAAGCTGCGTGATCCCCACGCCAGAACCCTTCCCTCTCCCTCGTCTGCTCATGAACGGGTCAACCCCTTCACAATGGTCTCCACATTCGTACGCATCATGCCGATGTAGTCCTCCGCGCCGCTCCCCGGCTCCCCCAACGACCCAATGTAAAGCGACAGCACGCGAACGCCCGCCTCCTTCGCCAGCACCTGGGTCATGCGAGGGTTCGTCGTCCGCCCGACGAAGACGGCCGGCACCCCCGCCTCGCGCACCTGAGCCGTCAGCCTGGCCAGGTCAGAGGCGGAGGGCTCGGCGACGGTGCTGAAGCCGGGGATCACCGCGCCGATGACCTGGAATCCGTAGCGGGCGGCGAAGTAGCCGAACGCCAGGTGATCGGTGACCAGCTTACGCCGCTCCGGCGGGATGCGCTCCACCTGCTCACGGATGTACGCGTCCAGCTCTCGCAACTGCTGACGATACGCCTCCGCCCGCGTCGCGTAGTCGGACGCGTGGGCCGGATCCAGGGCGGACAGCGTGCCCTCGATGTTGTCCACCCACACGAGGACGTTGTTGGGATCGAACCAGGTATGGGGGTCCGGCCGACCCGACTCCCCGTGCTCCGAGGAGTTCATCGTCAGCGTCTGCACGCCCGCGGATACCGGCACCACCGGCTGGCCGCGATCGGCGGCCGCCCGGATGGTCCGCTCCAGCCCCTCCTCGAGCCCCAGGCCGTTGATGAAGATCACATGCGCCTCCGAGATGGCGGCGATGTCCCTGGCCGTCGGCTCGTAGCTATGGGGATCCTGTCCCGGCCCCATGAGCACCGTCAGATCGATGAGGTCGCCCCCCACATGCGCCACCACATCGCCGACGATGCTCGTGCTGGCCACCACGTGCAGCCTCTCCCCATCCTCCAGCGCCACCGGCGTCAGCGTCGGCAGAGCCTCCTGGCCGCCCTCCTCGGCTTCTCCCGCCGCCTCCGTCGGCGCAGGTCCCGCCTTCTCCCCGGAGGCGCACCCCGCCACCCACACCATGCCGATTAATAAAATGAGCAACAGAGCCCGATACACGGACCGCGATCCCATGATGTTCAACTCTCCCGGATATTCTGGCACTCATGACACAGCCCGAAGAACTCCACCAGGTGCCCCGTGATCCGGAACCCGGAGGAGGCGGCCACCTCCTCCGCGAGCTCGACCAGCGGGCACTCGGGCAGCTCGACCATGGAGCCACAGTGTGTGCAGATCACGTGGTGATGATGCCCTCCCCGCACGACCATGTACCGTTGCTCCCCCTTGCCCAACGGGAGGGGACGCAACAACCCCAGCAGGACCATCTGATGGATGGTGCGAAAGGTCGTCGCCCGCCCCAACGGCCGGTACAAGGAACGGGCCCTCTCCCATATCTCCTGGGTGCTCAGATGCCCGGGATACTCGCTCAGCACCTGCACGATGGCGAGACGGGGACGGGTGAGCTTCA
This window encodes:
- a CDS encoding sigma-70 family RNA polymerase sigma factor; its protein translation is MSADRALMPGLLAAWALLPHFIIDCPRERGHAIMPLIWGGDLMAERTNEEWLAALRGPQRDEALADLRAILLRGLGYALADHGVREADLEDFVQEALLKVLSGLGSFRGESRFTTWAQKIAVRVSFTELRRRRWRDRSLDAMVEKAAGAGFVPRLLTDPAVGPEQRAVQNSLLEMLGRMIREELTERQRLALVAVRIHGMPLEEVARRMGTNRNALYKLLHDARQRLKRRMIAEGMSPEELLTAFGPPEG
- a CDS encoding type II toxin-antitoxin system VapC family toxin, which codes for MPAKVVDASVLGALLFGEPRAEEALSLLQGSDLYAPSLLDYELIRIARKKILKYPEQKEELLKAVSLGLQLDLHRVEVDHEAVLLLSLQTGLTTYDAAYLYLARSLGIPLVTFDEQLQTAL
- a CDS encoding metal ABC transporter permease → MFEWLIEPLRYTFMIRGLAAAILVGTVCAVVGTYVVLRGMAFLGDALAHAILPGVAIAYLLGGGAQGPLFWGGLVAGVGTALGIGAITRGGQIKEDTAIGILFAGMFALGIALISSVRSYTVDLTHFLFGNVLGVTDADLYLTAIFGGLVLLLVLAFYKEFLVISFDPILAETLRLPDTFLRHLLLVMIAITIVVSLQTVGIALMVAMLVTPAATAYMLTRRLPVMMVLGALIGAGSGVVGLYLSYYMNIASGSAIVLTCTALFLLAFLLAPGRGLVWQRLRDRQASS
- a CDS encoding transcriptional repressor, whose amino-acid sequence is MWDHRSAADLPLAKQLAKHGLKLTRPRLAIVQVLSEYPGHLSTQEIWERARSLYRPLGRATTFRTIHQMVLLGLLRPLPLGKGEQRYMVVRGGHHHHVICTHCGSMVELPECPLVELAEEVAASSGFRITGHLVEFFGLCHECQNIRES
- a CDS encoding metal ABC transporter ATP-binding protein, yielding MSRRGRGKGSGVGITQLFQRPVPHREAEPVIRLTNVTVRYNGGSPVLEDISFTLQRGERVAVVGPNGAGKSTLLKVIAGILHPTSGRVDIYGHEPGGHICIAYVPQRNQVDWSFPVTVADVVMMGRVSRLGLLRWPRRRDWEIVHESLRLVGMEEMADRQIGELSGGQQQRIFIARALAQEAEILLMDEPFTGLDMPSQEALLHVLDQLREREVTVLISTHDLSQAADRFDRILLLNRRLIAIGRAEEVLDLTHLAAAYGGRLTTLNTEQGTMVVPDTCCSPGADHV
- a CDS encoding zinc ABC transporter substrate-binding protein; this translates as MGSRSVYRALLLILLIGMVWVAGCASGEKAGPAPTEAAGEAEEGGQEALPTLTPVALEDGERLHVVASTSIVGDVVAHVGGDLIDLTVLMGPGQDPHSYEPTARDIAAISEAHVIFINGLGLEEGLERTIRAAADRGQPVVPVSAGVQTLTMNSSEHGESGRPDPHTWFDPNNVLVWVDNIEGTLSALDPAHASDYATRAEAYRQQLRELDAYIREQVERIPPERRKLVTDHLAFGYFAARYGFQVIGAVIPGFSTVAEPSASDLARLTAQVREAGVPAVFVGRTTNPRMTQVLAKEAGVRVLSLYIGSLGEPGSGAEDYIGMMRTNVETIVKGLTRS